The Lampris incognitus isolate fLamInc1 chromosome 7, fLamInc1.hap2, whole genome shotgun sequence genome window below encodes:
- the acad8 gene encoding isobutyryl-CoA dehydrogenase, mitochondrial has protein sequence MATAGTLARVAQLGRRVARSGGLMLDGAQRRGIASCVDPSHGLSDEQKEFQKVAFDFAANEMSPHMAEWDQKEIFPIETMRKAAQLGFGGIYVQPEVGGSGLSRLDTSIIFEALSTGCVSTTAYISIHNMCAWMIDTFGNTEQREKYCPDLCSMEKFASYCLTEPGSGSDAASLLTSAQLEGDHYILNGSKAFISGGGDTDVYIVMCRTGGKGAKGISCLVVEKETPGLSFGKKEKKVGWNSQPTRAVIFEDCAVPVANRLGEEGQGFNIAMKGLNGGRINIASCSLGAAHACVQLARDHLLVRKQFGETLSNNQFLQFKLAEMATKLVASRLLVREAATALQESRSDAVSLCSMAKLFVTDECFNICNQALQMHGGYGYLKDYAVQQFVRDIRVHQILEGTNEVMRMIISRNLLTES, from the exons atggcGACCGCCGGGACGCTGGCGAGAGTCGCCCAACTGGGTCGGCGCGTCGCGAGAAGCGGCGGTTTAATGTTGGACGGCGCGCAGCGGCGCGGGATAGCTTCGTGCGTCGACC CTTCTCATGGACTCTCAGATGAGCAGAAGGAGTTCCAGAAGGTTGCTTTTGACTTTGCAGCCAATGAAATGTCTCCACATATGGCCGAATGGGACCAAAAG GAAATCTTCCCGATTGAGACGATGCGCAAGGCTGCCCAGTTGGGATTTGGCGGCATCTACGTTCAGCCGGAGGTGGGGGGGTCGGGCCTGTCTCGTCTGGACACATCGATAATATTCGAGGCCTTGTCCACAGGCTGCGTCAGCACCACGGCTTACATCAGCATCCACAA TATGTGTGCGTGGATGATCGACACATTCGGGAACACGGAGCAAAGGGAGAAGTACTGCCCGGACCTCTGTTCCATGGAGAAGTTTGCCTCCTACTGTCTGACTGAACCAG gcAGTGGCAGCGATGCCGCGTCGCTTCTCACATCTGCACAGCTGGAAGGAGACCACTACATCTTAAACGGCTCGAAG GCCTTCATCAGCGGTGGCGGGGATACAGACGTGTACATAGTAATGTGCCGAACGGGAGGCAAAGGAGCCAAGGGCATCTCGTGTCTGGTGGTGGAGAAGGAAACGCCAGGCCTCAGTTTTGgcaagaaagaaaagaag GTGGGGTGGAACTCGCAGCCCACCAGGGCCGTGATATTTGAGGACTGCGCCGTTCCGGTCGCCAATCGGCTCGGCGAGGAGGGCCAAGGCTTCAATATCGCCATGAAGGGCCTGAACGGAGGCAGGATCAATATTG CATCTTGTTCCCTCGGGGCGGcgcatgcctgtgtccagcttgCCAGAGATCACCTGTTGGTACGGAAGCAGTTCGGAGAGACGCTGTCCAACAATCAG TTTCTACAGTTTAAGCTGGCGGAGATGGCCACCAAGTTGGTGGCGTCCCGTCTCCTGGTGCGTGAGGCGGCGACGGCCCTTCAGGAGAGCAGGTCCGACGCCGTGTCGCTCTGCTCCATGGCCAAGCTCTTCGTCACAGACGAGTGCTTTAAT ATCTGCAACCAGGCTCTTCAGATGCATGGCGGGTATGGTTACCTCAAGGACTACGCGGTCCAGCAGTTTGTCCGTGACATCAGAGTGCACCAGATATTAGAGG GAACAAACGAGGTGATGAGGATGATAATTTCCCGGAATCTGCTGACGGAGTCGTGA
- the thyn1 gene encoding thymocyte nuclear protein 1 isoform X1, whose amino-acid sequence MAPKRKVRGSTKAVKSGKDSGPGKGDGEEVSPAEVPTQPVTGKRKTSASDETENRKRAKGDASTNRPQYCHWLMKSEPESRFENGIDVKFGIEDLKALPNQTGCWDGVRNYQARNFMRDMKEGQMAFFYHSNCKEPGVAGLMKIEKEAYVDHTQFDKKDVHYDASSKPDNPKWSMVDVQYQRMAKRFLTLAELKKYHLQHRTTGGPLKDMALFTRARLSVQPLTKEEFDFVLSLEDKDPL is encoded by the exons ATGGCCCCAAAGAGAAAGGTTCGAGGGAGTACGAAAGCAGTTAAATCTG GCAAGGACAGCGGCCCTGGTAAGGGTGACGGCGAAGAAGTCTCTCCAGCAGAGGTCCCAACGCAGCCGGTGACGGGTAAAAGGAAAACCTCGGCTTCGGATGAGACAGAAAATCGGAAGAGGGCGAAAGGTGACGCGTCGACCAATCGCCCGCAGTATTGTCACTGGTTGATGAAGTCTGAGCCAGAGAGCCGGTTTGAGAACGGAATAGATGTGAAG TTTGGAATTGAAGATCTGAAGGCTCTGCCCAATCAGACCGGATGCTGGGACGGCGTCCGCAACTATCAG GCACGCAACTTTATGAGAGACATGAAAGAAGGGCAGATGGCATTCTTTTATCACAGCAACTGCAAGGAACCCGGGGTTGCAGGACTCATGAAA ATCGAGAAGGAGGCGTACGTGGACCACACTCAGTTTGACAAAAAAGACGTCCATTATGATGCATCAAGCAAACCAGATAATCCCAAATGGAGCATG GTCGATGTTCAGTATCAGAGAATGGCGAAGCGTTTCCTAACTCTGGCTGAGCTTAAGAAATACCACCTGCAGCACAGGACCACAGGAGGACCCTTAAAGGACATGGCTCTCTTTACGAGGGCAAGGCTGTCTGTTCAGCCCCTCACCAAAG AGGAATTTGACTTCGTCCTGAGTCTGGAGGACAAAGATCCACTGTGA
- the thyn1 gene encoding thymocyte nuclear protein 1 isoform X2 translates to MAPKRKVRGSTKAVKSGKDSGPGKGDGEEVSPAEVPTQPVTGKRKTSASDETENRKRAKGDASTNRPQYCHWLMKSEPESRFENGIDVKARNFMRDMKEGQMAFFYHSNCKEPGVAGLMKIEKEAYVDHTQFDKKDVHYDASSKPDNPKWSMVDVQYQRMAKRFLTLAELKKYHLQHRTTGGPLKDMALFTRARLSVQPLTKEEFDFVLSLEDKDPL, encoded by the exons ATGGCCCCAAAGAGAAAGGTTCGAGGGAGTACGAAAGCAGTTAAATCTG GCAAGGACAGCGGCCCTGGTAAGGGTGACGGCGAAGAAGTCTCTCCAGCAGAGGTCCCAACGCAGCCGGTGACGGGTAAAAGGAAAACCTCGGCTTCGGATGAGACAGAAAATCGGAAGAGGGCGAAAGGTGACGCGTCGACCAATCGCCCGCAGTATTGTCACTGGTTGATGAAGTCTGAGCCAGAGAGCCGGTTTGAGAACGGAATAGATGTGAAG GCACGCAACTTTATGAGAGACATGAAAGAAGGGCAGATGGCATTCTTTTATCACAGCAACTGCAAGGAACCCGGGGTTGCAGGACTCATGAAA ATCGAGAAGGAGGCGTACGTGGACCACACTCAGTTTGACAAAAAAGACGTCCATTATGATGCATCAAGCAAACCAGATAATCCCAAATGGAGCATG GTCGATGTTCAGTATCAGAGAATGGCGAAGCGTTTCCTAACTCTGGCTGAGCTTAAGAAATACCACCTGCAGCACAGGACCACAGGAGGACCCTTAAAGGACATGGCTCTCTTTACGAGGGCAAGGCTGTCTGTTCAGCCCCTCACCAAAG AGGAATTTGACTTCGTCCTGAGTCTGGAGGACAAAGATCCACTGTGA